TGCGATTCCGATACGTTGTTTTTGACCACCTGACAACTCATCTGGGTAATTCTGTGCTTTATCCTTTAAACCGACGAAATCAAGGAGTTCGTTTACTCTTTTTTCAACTTCTTCTTTCGGTGTACCAGATAAAATTAGCGGCATTGCCACGTTTTTAAATACTGTTTTTGAATTCAGCAAGTTAAAATGTTGGAATATCATACCGATATCTTTTTTAATCTCACGAATTTCTTTACTATTCGCTTTGCTTAGATGTTTACCATCTACGATGACTTCGCCACTTGTCGGCGTCGTTAAGTGGTTGATCGTACGGAGTAACGTACTTTTCCCAGCGCCACTAAAGCCGACAATACCGTATATTTCACCTTCTTTAATATCCAGTGAAACGTTTTTTAGTGCTTCGGTTGTTACACCTTTACGATTAAATGTCTTTGAGACATTTTCAATTTGAATCACAAAATTCACCTTCCAACGCAAATTACAAAATAAAAAACCCTATTTTTATATAGATAAAAATAGGGTCGCACTATTCTTATCTACTAGCTAAACGCTACTGGAATTGGCACAACACATATAAAATGCTCGCTGCCGAGGCTTCAAAGGGCCAGTCCCTCCACCTCTCTGGATAAGATAAATTAAATTGTTGGATATAACTGTAATTCATTCAAAAACGAATGTCAACATGTTTTCTGAAAATTATACAAATTATTCTGCGATTTCGAATTCTGCACCGATTTCAAATTTGACGTCTTTACCTACCATGACGCCTCCAGCTTCTAACGCTTGGTTCCAAGTAAGTCCATATTTTTCGCGGTTGATCGTACCTCTTAAAATAACTCCCGTCACGTAAGAATCTGTAAATGGATTTTTGTGCACGCCGTTATGTTCAAATTCAAAAGTTTCTTCATGAACTTCATCTTTTATTTTTAAATCACCTGTAATCGTATTGTCCGTCACTGATTTTGAGACGAATTCTATTTCAGGGAATTTTTCTACATCGAAAAAGTCTGCGGATCTTAAATGATTGTCACGATCTGCATTTTTAGTTTCGATTGAATCTACATACGCAATTCCTTTAACTTGTAATGTGCTTAAGTCTTCAAGATCACCTGAAATTTCTCCATCAAATTCTGTGAATCTACCTTTCACTGTAGATACCATCATATGTTTTACAGAAAATTCTACTGAGCTGTGTGATTTGTCTAATTTAAATGTTGTCATTTTAATTCCTTCTTCCTTATAAATTTAATGATTTAATAACCATGTTTTTGCTTTCTCAACTGCATCAGTTGTAATTTCATGTCCATTTACATGAACTGTTGTTACTTTTGCTCCACGTGAAGTAAAAAGTTGTTCTACATATTCGTTATCTTCTAGTGTCACCATTGGATCGTTATCCCCGACTGATAAAAACACTTTTAGGTTCGACATATCTTTACTGTTATCAGTTAGATCTAATGGATAAAGTGGTGCGAATAATATCGAGCGCTTAATATTAACGTCCTCACGTAGTAGTAAGTGAATTGTGATATTTGCGCCATTTGAAAATCCAACTGGAATTAGATCCTTTAGGTCGAACCCTTCAGATTTTGATATTTCTTGTAGAAAATCGAGCAATTCTTGCCCTCTATAATTTAAATCTTCTAAGTCATACTGACCGAAACTAAGTCGTTTAAAATATCGGTTCATGCCATTTTCTTGAACATTACCTCTAACTGATAACACGCCATATGAATCATCTAACATGTTTGCGAGTGGCAGTAATCCTCTTTCGTCTGATCCTGTTCCGTGTAGAAGTAAGAATATCGGTTTACCTTTTTGGCCTTTGTTAAATATATAGTGCATAACATTCACCTACTTCCTAGAAGTGTCAAACGGACGAATTCTCGTTTCGATATCTTCACGTCTATGTTCTAAAGCTGGCGGCAATGCTAATGATTCACCGAGTGTTTCGTATGGTTCATCGGTCATAAATCCTGGTCCATCTGTTGAGATTTCAAAGAGAATATGACCAATTCTTGCGTATAACGCTTTAAAATAAAATCGATCGATGATTCCTGAGTTAGGCACACGGTGTTCTTTATAGCGCTGAACCCAGTTATTCAATGCTTCATCATCTTTTACGCGAAATGCCACATGGTGAATTTCTCCATAACCTTGTTTAGAGTCTTCACTCTCTTCATCGTGGAACACGTGCAATTCAGCTCCATTACCGCCTTCACCCATCGTTAAAATAGTATACGTGTCATTCTTAGATACAACTTCCATGTCGTACACATTTTGTAACATGTCAATAAACGCATCATAATAACTGACTTTAATTACCATTGGACCTAGACCGTATATCGCGTATTCTTTTGGCACAGGTCCATTTTCCCACGGAATTCCTGCTTGAACACCTCTGTTATCTTCGTCAGATATAAGTTGATAGTATTGCTCATCATCATCTTCAAAGCGTAAAACTTTATGCCCATTAAATTCAGTGATTTCTTCGTGTGTGACATTAAATGTTTCAAAACGTTTTTTGTAATATTCAATTGCCGCGTCACTTGGTACGCGAAATGACGTTCTATAGAGAGAGTTTGTGCCTTTTTTACCTTTAACTTGATTTGGGAAATCAAAAAATGTCATATCCGTACCTGCATTCCCAACATCATCTGCAAAAAATGTATGGTACGTATAAATATCATCTTGATTGACTGTCTTTTTCACGAGTCGCATGCCTAAAATTTCAGTGAAAAACTTATAATTTTCTATCGCATCTTTTGTCATTGCCGTTACGTGGTGGAGTCCTAGAAGTTTGTTTTCCATAGTTTTACCTCCTACATTATTTCGAATTCGAAATATAACTTAAAAACAAACTCGGTATCATTTAGATACTCGAGTTGAAACTGTTT
Above is a genomic segment from Nosocomiicoccus massiliensis containing:
- a CDS encoding YceI family protein, which produces MTTFKLDKSHSSVEFSVKHMMVSTVKGRFTEFDGEISGDLEDLSTLQVKGIAYVDSIETKNADRDNHLRSADFFDVEKFPEIEFVSKSVTDNTITGDLKIKDEVHEETFEFEHNGVHKNPFTDSYVTGVILRGTINREKYGLTWNQALEAGGVMVGKDVKFEIGAEFEIAE
- a CDS encoding alpha/beta hydrolase; amino-acid sequence: MHYIFNKGQKGKPIFLLLHGTGSDERGLLPLANMLDDSYGVLSVRGNVQENGMNRYFKRLSFGQYDLEDLNYRGQELLDFLQEISKSEGFDLKDLIPVGFSNGANITIHLLLREDVNIKRSILFAPLYPLDLTDNSKDMSNLKVFLSVGDNDPMVTLEDNEYVEQLFTSRGAKVTTVHVNGHEITTDAVEKAKTWLLNH
- a CDS encoding ring-cleaving dioxygenase — protein: MENKLLGLHHVTAMTKDAIENYKFFTEILGMRLVKKTVNQDDIYTYHTFFADDVGNAGTDMTFFDFPNQVKGKKGTNSLYRTSFRVPSDAAIEYYKKRFETFNVTHEEITEFNGHKVLRFEDDDEQYYQLISDEDNRGVQAGIPWENGPVPKEYAIYGLGPMVIKVSYYDAFIDMLQNVYDMEVVSKNDTYTILTMGEGGNGAELHVFHDEESEDSKQGYGEIHHVAFRVKDDEALNNWVQRYKEHRVPNSGIIDRFYFKALYARIGHILFEISTDGPGFMTDEPYETLGESLALPPALEHRREDIETRIRPFDTSRK